The sequence CTGCAGCAGACACTGTCTTGGAGGCAGCACCGCAGGCACTTCGGCATCAAAGGGAAGGGGTCTCGGGGAGAAGCTGCAGCAGGGGGGCGGGGGAGTCACCACCGTTAGTCCTAGCCGCGCGGGGTCAGGGCACCGAGCGCGGAGGTTTGGGTCTCCTCACAAGGGGGCGGGGCTGCGGATCCGGTCTGACACCcaccaggctgggggagggggcccggGCTCCCCAGggttggaggtgggagagggtggTGCGGCATCCCGTAGGGGGTGACTGCGTGTGTGGGGCGGACAGCTGGTCCCCAGGAGGGGGCTCAGGAGGAAGGGGGCGGAGGCCGGGACCTAGATCGGGAAACGGGGTCGGGGACCTCACCTCCTCTGGCGCCTTGACGACGTGCCTCTCCCAGTCGATCTGTTTGTTGAGCGGATTGTAGAGAAAGGCCGGGCGAGTCACGCTCCGGAACAGCTCGTCGGGTCCAGGCAGCCGCTTCTCCGCCTTGTTCCCACAGCCGCCCGCCGACTTCGCCGGATCCGAGGCCTTACGACTTGTCTCCTCCGGCTCGCTGTTATCCTCCTCGTCCGAGGAGCCTGAGCTGCTGCTCCCGTAAGCCGCAAAATAGCTCAGAGGATCCTTCTCCTCCGCTGCCATGACGGCTGCGCGCGTCGATCGATGGCTCCGCCGGAAACCGGAAGCCGTGCCAGGGCCCGCCCCGCAGTTGGCCCCGCCCCAAGTCTCGCTGATGGGCCCGGAGTCTGCACCCCCTGGCGGCTGCGCCGTGATACTGCGGCCGGGCTGAAGGACTGGAGGCGGGGCCGCGCACGTCCTCAATCAGAGGTTTCTAATGCTCTTTTCTGAGGACCCCTGAGAAGAGACAGATCCTCAGGCAGTGGTCCAACCAAACTTTCAGATTCAGTAAGAATTTATTAAAGGCACAGAAAAGctaaaaattttgtcttttcacCGCCACCTTAAAGCCCTTGCCCAGAGAGACCAGGATTTCTTTCGGATCCTGCTGCATCTCTTCCTCGAAATAAAATTACTCGCAATGTGCTTCCCTCAGTCGTCATGGAAGACCTCTATGGGTAAGTGGACTTACCAAGTCCCAGAGTGAATCCTCTCCTGCTTGACCTCATTCCAGCGCACTCTGAACAGCCTCCTTTGATGGAACTTCTCTTGTATTGCATCACACCACTCTGGGGGTCCTCCAAACTCTCTGGATTGTCAGCCTCCTTCCATGCCTGCTTTGCTCTGTACGGCCCTTAAACGCCGGTGTTTCCCAACATATTATACCAGCTTTCAGCAACACTTACTAACAATCTGTAGAGGGAGTTTACAAAGTTGCAAGTCAGACCATCCCTTTCCAGGGCATTAACTACCTTAATGCTTGTGACTCCCAAATCCGGGTCTCCAACTCCAACCTCTCAAGTTCTGGATCAAACCTCCATTTGGCTCTTAAACTTTATGTATGGACATCGTGCTGGGGTCTCAAACACCCACTTAAAGATCAGTAACTTGCCTTTACATATAACTTGCTTCTGCATTTGTGTTCCCTCTCTTAGTACAATAAACGATATAACCATGTGCCTAGCCACCAAGGGAACTAGAAATCTTTGACTCCTCCTCACGAACTCAGAGGGAATTATACCCAAGTGAAAGCAGTGAAGTTGGTATCAGTGTAAACGTTCACAGGATGCCTGTTCATTTACACGATACACTCACCTCCAGGAGGCAGAGAAGAGGTCTTATTCACTCTTTCCCAGTCCCATAGCACAATGTCCGTGAGCTCCTTCCGGGGAGGAGTTGGAGtatgctttgttcatttttatattcctagTACCTAGCTCAGTGCCTGTCATTGAGTAGATGATCAATAAGTATTGTGGATTATAATTTATGAGGGTGTAGATCTGTTTCTCAAAAATTTCCACCCAAGTACCTACATTGACAAAGGAAAATGATGGTCCCGAAGTGCAAAGTTTGGGAGCCTCCAAAACCATCCTCAGGCTTGGTAATTTGCTTGAAGCACTCACAGAACTCTCTGAAAGCTGTTTTACTCGTGATTATGGTTTATTGTAGCTAAAGGATACTGATTAAAATCAGCCAAGGGAAGAGATGCAGGGTGCAGAGTGCTGGAGCCTTCCACATGCAGGGCTTCTGGCTGTCTTCTCCCAGTGGAGGTGTAGACAGTACTAACTTCTGCGGCGAAGACATGTGACAACATGCATGGAGCCATCTGGGGAAGCTCACCCGAAACTTAGCGTCCAGAATTTTTACTGGGGATTGGTCATGTGGACAtagcctccagcccctccagaggTCAAGCTGATACAGTATGGCCCAACGCCCCTTGAGCATTAACAGTTTTTTGGAATATAGTGTAATACCCTgaaaatgtatgcaaatgttATATACTAGTCCCTAATACAGCTCTTTtatttcaatatacaaaaaagaaagaagaaaatccaaactTCTCACAATGGTCTATAAATCCTTCCATATCTGGTCCTTGCTATCAGTGAAACCTCATCTCAATCCGGGCTCCTGAGTTCCCTAGTCACCCCTCATACTTATGTTCCAGCTATACAGGCCTGGGTGGTCCTCACTAGCTCATTCTTGCCTCAGGACTTTTGCACTCAATGTTACTTTTGCCTAAACTTCCTACTAGAACTTTACACAGCTGGCTCCTTCCTTCTTATGGTTTAGGCCTCAGCTCAAATGTTGCCTGCTTTGAGAGGAGTTCCCTCATAATGCTATAAACACTTTGGTCCAAGTTACTGTTTAGCTCATACATGCCCTATTTTATATCCACAGCAACTAGAATTATCAgggtttccttgtttattttctaacTATCTCCCCCAACTAGAATGTGAGTTCTCTATGAGAACATAGACATTGTCTGTTTTATCACTGTATCGCCAGCACCTAAAATGAtaggtaatcaataaatattgaattatgAGTGAAAAAATACACAATCTCCACTCTTACCTTTCTGCCGTCTAGGAAATGTTAATAAGAGAGCATGGAGTTGTAGAAAGAACACTGATCTTGGAGTCAAACAGCCCTAGATTTTAATTCTAAAGAGCTGTGCCACATACTTTGAGCCATATACTTTATCCTGAGATTGTTTCTcgtctgttaaaaaaaagtaacaataaaaCTCTCCTTGCAGAGTTGTTATTAGGATTAAAAACAAGATCACACATGTGGAAATACCAATCACTGTATTTGGCATCCAGTAAGATTGTGGTTTCCAAACACTGTTGCCCGTTGGAATCACCTAGAAATTTTTACCCACTTCTGATGACTGGCTTCCACAGCCTGGCATCCAGAtctttaaaagctctccaggtgggcttccctggtggcgcagtggttgagagtctgcctgctgatgcaggggacacggattcatgccccggtctgggaagatcccacatgctgcggagcggctgggcccgtgagccatggccgctgagcctgcgtgtccggagcccgtgctccgcaacaggagaggccacagcagtgagaggcccgcgtacagcaaaaaaaaaagaaagaaatgctctccaggtgattctgaaataGGCAGCAGTCTGGGAACCACCACAGTGAAGGACAACTGTCTGATAATTAAATACAGTGGCAAGGTCAGAGTAAGGCCTTTAGGAGCAGCACTCAAGTTACCCACATATTGTTTGTGCTTAAATTTAGCTCTTCTTTCAGAAAGCCCTCAAAAGATTACATTTAACAACAAAGATCGATTCCCTGCTTGGttagctattttttttccctccaaaatcAACAACGTACTTATTTATGCAGTGATACAAGATAAGGACAGAGCGTGAAACTGCCTGCTCCCTTTCACGCTGCTTAGGTAAAAGGACAGTAGCCACAAGACTTAACTTCTACTTTATACTGTACACAAAATTACTTTGTAATGGATCATAGAGCtaattatgaaatgaaaacaactaagtttccagaggaaaacataggggaTTATCATCACAGCACTAGGAtaggcaaagattttttaaacaggAGACAAAAAACACTAACCACAAAAGTACTAATcattaaactaaattaaattttagaaaatgtttatcaagggacttccctggtagtccagtggttaagactccacacgtccagtgcttccactgcagggggcacaggttctatccctggtcagggaagtaagatcccacatgccgagcaGTATGGccgaaaaaaaaagtttatcaaaacaaaccaaaaacctcccaaacaaaattaaaaaattcgaaacaacaaaaaaaattgaaagcaaaaaacCTGCCATTATCCTGGTAAGTTCCAAATTTGCCAGTGTTTGCCCTTGCACTAGGAATGACATGCTGACCAAAGATGGAATTAGCTCTTGAAAAAGTgaccatgaaaagacatgcatgaaatgtaaatgcatattgctaagtgaaagaagccagtctgaaaaagctacatattgtatgattccaaccattcaatatatgacattctggaaaagacagagCAATAGAGAGAATAAatatatcagtggttgccagggctggatgggaaggggtggggcggggaggaagaggaagggatgAATAAGTGGAACACAGGGGATTTTTGGggaagtgaaactattctgtgtgataatATAATGGTGGATGCATGtcactatgcatttgtcaaaacttatagAACTGTATAACACAAAGAATGACTCCTAATGTAAACTAttaactttagttaataataatgtatcaagaCTGGTTCATCAATTCTAATAAATGCACTAATGTGAGATGTTAATATAGGAaaca comes from Delphinus delphis chromosome 1, mDelDel1.2, whole genome shotgun sequence and encodes:
- the C1H1orf52 gene encoding UPF0690 protein C1orf52 homolog; the encoded protein is MAAEEKDPLSYFAAYGSSSSGSSDEEDNSEPEETSRKASDPAKSAGGCGNKAEKRLPGPDELFRSVTRPAFLYNPLNKQIDWERHVVKAPEEPPKEFKIWKSNYVPPPETYSTEKKPPPPELDMAIKWSNIYEDNGDDAPQNAKKARLLPEGEETVESDDEKEEHTSKKRKIEPGEPTKKKK